A genomic region of Oryza glaberrima chromosome 1, OglaRS2, whole genome shotgun sequence contains the following coding sequences:
- the LOC127759968 gene encoding probably inactive leucine-rich repeat receptor-like protein kinase At3g28040, which produces MATPIALLLFVLVVAAAADSTMPMPVNEEVLGLVVFKSALSDPSGALATWTESDATPCGWAHVECDPATSRVLRLALDGLGLSGRMPRGLDRLAALQSLSVARNNLSGELPPGLSLLASLRSIDLSYNAFSGPLPGDVPLLASLRYLDLTGNAFSGPLPATFPATVRFLMLSGNQFSGPLPQGLSKSSFLLHLNLSGNQLSGSPDFGGALWPLSRLRALDLSRNQFSGTVTTGIANLHNLKTIDLSGNRFFGAVPSDIGLCPHLSTVDISSNAFDGQLPDSIAHLGSLVYFAASGNRFSGDVPAWVGDLAALQHLDFSDNALTGRLPDSLGKLKDLRYLSMSENQLSGAIPDAMSGCTKLAELHLRANNLSGSIPDALFDVGLETLDMSSNALSGVLPSGSTKLAETLQWLDLSVNQLTGGIPAEMALFMNLRYLNLSRNDLRTQLPPELGLLRNLTVLDLRSSGLYGTMPSDLCEAGSLAVLQLDGNSLAGPIPDNIGNCSSLYLLSLGHNSLTGPIPVGMSELKKLEILRLEYNNLSGEIPQQLGGIESLLAVNVSHNRLVGRLPASGVFQSLDASALEGNLGICSPLVTQPCRMNVAKPLVLDPNEYPHGGDGDNNLETSGRGPASPRKRRFLSVSAMVAICAAVFIILGVIVITLLNISARRRAGDGGTSTPEKELESIVSSSTKSSKLATGKMVTFGPGNSLRSEDFVGGADALLSKATEIGRGVFGTVYRASVGEGRVVAIKKLATASIVESRDDFDREVRILGKARHPNLLPLKGYYWTPQLQLLITDYAPHGSLEARLHGNGDGDGAFPPLTWAERFRIVAGTARGLAHLHQSFRPPMIHYNVKPSNILLDEQCNPMVGDFGLARLLPKLDKHVMSSRFQGGMGYVAPELACQSLRINEKCDIYGFGVLILELVTGRRAVEYGDDDVVILIDQVRVLLDHGGGSNVLECVDPTIGDFPEEEVLPVLKLGMVCTSQIPSNRPSMAEVVQILQVIKAPVAASSARIEAF; this is translated from the exons ATGGCGACGCCTATCGCGTTACTGCTGTTCgtgctggtggtggcggcggcggctgacaGTACGATGCCGATGCCGGTGAACGAGGAGGTGCTGGGGCTGGTGGTGTTCAAGTCGGCGCTGTCGGATCCCTCCGGCGCGCTGGCGACGTGGACGGAGTCCGACGCGACGCCGTGCGGGTGGGCGCACGTGGAGTGCGACCCGGCGACGTCGCGCGTGCTCCGCCTCGCGCTCGACGGGCTCGGTCTCTCCGGCCGCATGCCGCGGGGGCTcgaccgcctcgccgcgctccagTCGCTCTCCGTCGCTCGCAACaacctctccggcgagctccccccGGGGCTCTCCCTGCTCGCCTCGCTCCGCTCCATCGACCTCTCCTACAACGCCTTCTCCGGCCCGCTCCCCGGCGACGTCCcgctcctcgcctccctccgctaCCTCGACCTCACCGGCAATGCCTTCTCCGGCCCGCTCCCCGCCACGTTCCCCGCCACCGTCCGCTTCCTCATGCTCTCCGGCAACCAGTTCTCCGGCCCGCTGCCGCAGGGCCTCTCCAAGAGCTCATTCCTGCTCCACCTCAACCTCTCCGGGAACCAGCTCTCCGGCTCGCCGGACTTCGGCGGCGCGCTCTGGCCGCTCTCGCGCCTGCGCGCGCTCGACCTCTCCCGCAACCAGTTCTCCGGCACCGTCACCACCGGCATTGCCAACCTCCACAACCTCAAGACCATCGACCTCAGCGGCAACAGGTTCTTCGGCGCCGTCCCGAGCGACATTGGCCTGTGCCCTCACCTCAGCACCGTCGACATAAGCTCCAACGCGTTCGACGGCCAGCTCCCTGACTCCATCGCCCATCTCGGCTCGCTCGTCTACTTCGCCGCGTCCGGCAACCGGTTCTCCGGCGATGTCCCTGCTTGGGTTGGCGACCTGGCCGCTCTGCAGCACCTCGATTTCTCCGACAATGCGCTCACCGGCCGCTTGCCGGACTCGCTCGGCAAGCTCAAGGACCTCAGGTACCTGAGCATGTCCGAGAACCAGCTCTCCGGTGCCATCCCGGACGCCATGTCCGGCTGCACGAAGCTCGCCGAGCTTCACCTGAGGGCCAACAACCTCAGCGGCAGCATCCCGGATGCACTGTTCGACGTCGGGCTGGAGACGCTCGACATGTCGTCGAACGCGCTCTCGGGCGTCCTGCCGTCGGGCTCGACGAAGCTGGCGGAGACCCTGCAATGGCTCGACCTCTCCGTCAACCAGCTCACCGGCGGCATCCCGGCGGAGATGGCGCTCTTCATGAACCTCCGCTACCTCAACCTGTCCCGCAACGACCTCCGCACCCAgctgccgccggagctcggccTGCTCCGCAACCTCACCGTGCTCGACCTCCGCAGCAGCGGCTTGTACGGGACAATGCCGAGCGACCTGTGCGAGGCCGGCAGCCTCGCCGTGCTCCAGCTCGACGGCAACTCCCTCGCCGGCCCCATCCCCGACAACATCGGCAACTGTTCGTCCCTGTACCTACT GAGCTTGGGGCACAACAGCTTGACGGGGCCGATACCGGTGGGCATGTCGGAGCTGAAGAAGCTGGAGATTCTGAGGCTGGAGTACAACAACCTGAGCGGCGAGATACCGCAGCAGCTGGGCGGGATCGAGAGCCTCCTGGCGGTGAACGTCTCGCACAACCGCCTCGTCGGCCGGCTGCCGGCGTCGGGCGTGTTCCAGAGCCTCGACGCGAGCGCGCTGGAGGGCAACCTCGGCATCTGCAGCCCGCTGGTGACGCAGCCGTGCAGGATGAACGTGGCCAAGCCGCTCGTGCTCGACCCCAACGAGTAcccgcacggcggcgacggcgacaacaATCTCGAGACCAGCGGCCGCGGCCCGGCGTCGCCGAGGAAACGGCGGTTCCTGAGCGTGTCCGCCATGGTGGCCATCTGCGCGGCGGTGTTCATCATCCTCGGGGTCATCGTCATCACCCTGCTCAACAtttcggcgcggcggagggccggcgacggcgggacgtCGACGCCGGAGAAGGAGCTGGAGAGCATCGTGTCAAGCTCGACCAAGTCCAGCAAGCTCGCCACGGGCAAGATGGTGACGTTCGGGCCGGGGAACAGCCTCCGTTCCGAGGACTTcgtgggcggcgccgacgcgctGCTGAGCAAGGCGACGGAGATCGGCCGCGGCGTGTTCGGGACGGTGTACCGCGCGTCCGTCGGCGAGGGCAGGGTGGTCGCCATCAAGAAGCTCGCGACGGCGAGCATCGTGGAGTCCCGCGACGACTTCGACCGCGAGGTCCGCATCCTGGGGAAGGCGAGGCACCCCAACCTACTCCCCCTCAAGGGCTACTACTGGACGCCGCAGCTCCAGCTCCTCATCACCGACTACGCGCCGCACGGCAGCCTGGAGGCGCGGCTccacggcaacggcgacggcgacggcgcgttcCCGCCGCTGACATGGGCGGAGCGGTTCCGCATCGTGGCCGGCACGGCGAGGGGGCTCGCGCACCTGCACCAGTCGTTCCGGCCGCCGATGATCCACTACAACGTGAAGCCGAGCAACATCCTGCTCGACGAGCAGTGCAACCCGATGGTCGGCGACTTCGGGCTGGCGCGGCTGCTGCCGAAGCTGGACAAGCACGTGATGAGCAGCCGGTTCCAGGGCGGGATGGGGTACGTGGCGCCGGAGCTGGCGTGCCAGAGCCTCCGGATCAACGAGAAGTGCGACATCTACGGCTTCGGCGTGCTCATCCTGGAGCTCGTCACGGGGCGGAGGGCCGTGGagtacggcgacgacgacgtggtcATCCTCATCGACCAGGTCCGCGTCCTCctcgaccacggcggcggcagcaacgtGCTGGAGTGCGTCGACCCGACCATCGGCGACTtcccggaggaggaggtgctgccGGTGCTCAAGCTCGGGATGGTGTGCACGTCGCAGATCCCATCCAACCGCCCGTCCATGGCCGAGGTCGTCCAGATCCTGCAGGTCATCAAGGCCCCCGTCGCTGCATCGTCAGCCAGAATCGAAGCCTTCTGA